One Niallia circulans DNA segment encodes these proteins:
- a CDS encoding beta-glucoside-specific PTS transporter subunit IIABC, whose amino-acid sequence MDYAKTAKDILKEIGGEENIVSVVHCYTRLRFTLKDESFIEDKKVEDIDGVLGIMKSGGLYQVIIGNDVAKCYKELMKITNLDENETKRPEGNKQKQNIINRFFNMISGCMAPVLPALIAGGMMKVVQLIIVMLDILPEESQSYRLFTAIGDAPFFFLPILLAASSARYFKVSQTLAVAVIGVLVYPDFITMMGEESVHFFGIPVTAASYSYSVIPVLLIVWAMSYIEPFVDRIVPTVAKNFLSPLLVLLISAPIAFIVLGPIGAIASNYFTDALMFVYDTTGIVAVVLLSAFMPLIVLTGMHQAFTPIILSSITTLGFDPLILVAQLASNLSQGGASLAVGMKSKVKKQKQIAYSAAFSALLGGITEPAMYGVTVKLKKPMIACIISGGLVGAFTGFFQLKTYVMATPGLISIGEFLGGVGNTNIIVAVIASALAIILSFTLTWFIGFDEKEADIDTTKKKKSSTAQATKTTEKEIAVDSPVSGTFVPLTEVKDSTFSKKLIGDGIAIYPDQNKIVAPFDGEIEAFFDSKHAIGLKSDDGIEILIHIGLETVNLNGQYFTGHVKKGDRVKKGDVLISFDKEAIKEAGFDLVTPVIVTNSGDYEVKIPSLDHIKKFDEIIYVSKVDNALVG is encoded by the coding sequence ATGGATTACGCAAAAACAGCCAAAGATATATTAAAAGAAATTGGCGGAGAAGAAAACATAGTATCTGTTGTGCATTGCTATACGAGATTAAGATTTACATTAAAGGATGAATCGTTTATCGAGGATAAAAAAGTGGAGGACATTGACGGTGTTCTTGGCATCATGAAGTCTGGCGGTTTGTACCAGGTAATCATAGGTAATGATGTTGCCAAATGCTATAAGGAACTAATGAAAATTACTAACTTAGATGAAAATGAAACGAAGCGACCAGAAGGAAACAAACAAAAACAAAACATCATTAACCGCTTCTTTAATATGATTTCCGGCTGTATGGCTCCTGTTCTCCCTGCCTTAATTGCCGGAGGGATGATGAAGGTTGTTCAACTAATCATTGTCATGCTTGACATTTTGCCAGAAGAAAGTCAAAGCTATCGTTTATTCACAGCAATCGGTGACGCACCATTCTTCTTCCTGCCAATCCTGCTTGCTGCATCATCAGCTAGATATTTCAAAGTATCACAAACATTAGCTGTTGCAGTTATAGGTGTGCTAGTTTATCCAGACTTTATTACGATGATGGGTGAAGAAAGCGTTCACTTCTTCGGCATTCCAGTAACTGCCGCATCGTATTCCTATTCTGTTATACCTGTATTGTTAATTGTCTGGGCAATGAGTTATATTGAACCATTTGTAGATCGCATTGTTCCAACTGTTGCGAAGAACTTCCTATCGCCATTGCTAGTTTTACTCATTTCTGCTCCAATTGCCTTTATCGTGTTAGGTCCAATTGGTGCAATCGCGAGTAATTATTTCACAGATGCTCTTATGTTCGTGTATGACACTACAGGAATTGTTGCTGTTGTACTATTATCAGCCTTTATGCCGCTGATCGTTCTAACAGGGATGCACCAAGCATTTACGCCAATCATTCTCTCAAGCATCACTACATTAGGCTTTGATCCACTAATTTTAGTTGCTCAGCTAGCGAGTAACCTGTCACAGGGCGGAGCATCACTAGCGGTTGGGATGAAATCTAAGGTCAAAAAGCAAAAGCAAATCGCTTATTCTGCTGCATTCTCCGCATTACTTGGCGGTATCACAGAGCCAGCAATGTATGGAGTAACCGTAAAACTGAAAAAGCCAATGATCGCATGTATTATTTCCGGTGGACTCGTTGGTGCATTCACAGGCTTCTTCCAATTAAAAACATACGTAATGGCAACACCTGGTTTAATTTCTATCGGTGAATTCCTGGGTGGTGTCGGAAATACAAACATTATTGTTGCCGTTATCGCAAGCGCCTTAGCGATTATCCTGTCATTTACACTTACATGGTTTATTGGCTTTGATGAAAAAGAAGCAGATATTGATACAACGAAGAAAAAGAAATCAAGTACTGCACAAGCAACAAAGACAACAGAAAAAGAAATCGCAGTAGACAGTCCAGTCAGCGGCACCTTTGTACCACTGACAGAAGTAAAAGACTCTACCTTTTCGAAAAAATTAATCGGTGACGGGATTGCCATTTACCCTGACCAAAATAAAATAGTAGCTCCCTTTGACGGAGAAATTGAAGCCTTCTTTGATTCCAAGCATGCGATTGGTTTAAAAAGTGATGATGGTATCGAAATTCTTATTCATATTGGCTTGGAAACAGTTAATCTAAACGGACAATATTTTACTGGTCATGTCAAAAAAGGCGACCGTGTGAAAAAAGGCGATGTGCTGATTTCATTTGATAAGGAAGCGATAAAAGAAGCGGGCTTTGATTTAGTAACACCAGTTATTGTCACAAACTCTGGAGACTATGAAGTGAAGATTCCTTCATTGGACCATATTAAGAAATTCGATGAAATCATTTATGTTAGCAAGGTTGATAACGCTTTAGTTGGTTAA
- a CDS encoding glycoside hydrolase family 1 protein, whose protein sequence is MTIKGFPNNFLWGGATAANQLEGGWNLGGKGPSIADMFTGGNKDRARRITPELEADTFYPNHEAVDFYHHYKEDIRLFAEMGFKAYRFSIAWSRIFPTGEETEPNREGLAFYHNVLDELEKYGIEPIVTMSHYENPFQLTKTYGGWDNRKLIDIFMPYAECILREYQDRVTYWILFNEINLLTQPMGGYFAGGMILEGVENEEERRYQAMHNQLVASAKTVKLGKSISESFQFGCMIAYVGAYALTCKPEDVRAQQRTDQIHNCIAGDVHVRGQYPAFAHRFFAEKNIDINMLPEDEQILQDGVVDYYTFSYYTTNCVAENPEGAKVSGNGSGGLMNPYLKNSDWGWPIDPEGIRWALNNIHDRYQLPTMIVENGLGAVDVVEEDGSINDDYRIAYLGAHIEQMKEAVKDGVNLIGYMPWGCIDLVSASTGEMKKRYGFIYVDKHDDGAGDFGRKKKKSFEWYKKVIASNGEILENEAQ, encoded by the coding sequence ATGACTATTAAAGGATTTCCGAATAACTTTTTATGGGGCGGCGCTACAGCTGCCAATCAATTAGAGGGCGGCTGGAATCTTGGCGGTAAAGGTCCAAGTATTGCAGACATGTTCACTGGAGGCAATAAAGATAGAGCAAGAAGAATAACTCCAGAGCTTGAGGCTGATACATTTTATCCAAACCATGAAGCAGTCGATTTTTATCATCATTATAAAGAGGATATTCGCTTATTTGCAGAAATGGGCTTTAAAGCCTATCGCTTCTCAATCGCTTGGTCACGGATTTTTCCAACAGGTGAAGAAACAGAGCCGAATAGAGAAGGACTGGCATTTTACCATAATGTGCTGGATGAGCTGGAGAAGTACGGAATTGAACCAATTGTGACAATGTCTCACTATGAAAATCCGTTTCAGCTAACAAAAACATATGGCGGCTGGGATAACCGCAAGTTAATTGATATCTTTATGCCATATGCTGAGTGTATTTTACGCGAATATCAGGATCGGGTCACATACTGGATTTTATTTAATGAAATTAACCTGCTCACACAGCCAATGGGCGGCTATTTTGCTGGCGGAATGATTTTAGAGGGTGTCGAAAACGAAGAAGAACGGCGCTACCAAGCAATGCATAATCAGCTCGTTGCCAGCGCAAAAACGGTAAAACTAGGAAAGTCTATCTCAGAAAGCTTTCAATTTGGCTGCATGATCGCCTATGTTGGAGCCTATGCATTAACATGTAAGCCAGAGGATGTAAGAGCACAGCAAAGAACAGACCAAATTCATAACTGCATTGCTGGAGATGTTCATGTGCGCGGGCAATATCCTGCCTTTGCGCACCGCTTCTTTGCAGAAAAAAATATTGATATTAACATGCTGCCAGAGGATGAGCAGATTTTACAAGATGGGGTTGTCGACTACTATACATTCAGCTATTACACAACAAATTGTGTTGCTGAAAATCCTGAAGGAGCAAAGGTATCTGGCAATGGCAGCGGCGGCTTGATGAACCCATATTTAAAAAACAGTGATTGGGGCTGGCCTATTGATCCAGAAGGCATTCGCTGGGCACTAAATAATATACATGACCGTTATCAGCTGCCAACAATGATTGTCGAAAATGGCTTAGGCGCAGTTGATGTCGTCGAGGAGGATGGCTCTATTAATGATGACTATCGCATCGCTTATCTTGGCGCGCATATTGAACAAATGAAGGAGGCTGTTAAAGACGGAGTCAATTTAATAGGATATATGCCATGGGGCTGTATCGACTTAGTGTCTGCATCAACTGGCGAAATGAAAAAAAGATACGGGTTTATCTATGTCGACAAACATGACGACGGAGCAGGAGATTTTGGCAGAAAGAAAAAGAAATCGTTTGAATGGTACAAAAAAGTGATTGCATCAAACGGAGAAATACTGGAAAATGAGGCCCAATAA
- the licT gene encoding BglG family transcription antiterminator LicT, whose translation MLIHKVLNNNVVICKDAELNDIIVTGKGIAFQKIKGDEIETASDIKVYTLNNSTVKKKFQEVVSQIPIEYMDISEKIIDYAKRTIGKEINDTIYVTLTDHIYSTCERYRQQIKLKNDLYWDIKRLYKEEFKVGEKAVDKIRQVFQLDLLDDEAAFIAMHFVNAELDNNVNDVASITIVINDILNIVKYHFKISYDEDSISYGRFITHLKFFSYRILTQKPSLVEDKELLSIIADRFPEAEKCAHKIEKMLLEHYDHKLTIDEKFYLIIHIERIVKESC comes from the coding sequence TTGTTGATACATAAGGTACTCAACAATAATGTTGTTATATGTAAAGATGCTGAACTGAACGATATTATTGTTACAGGCAAAGGGATCGCCTTTCAAAAGATTAAAGGCGATGAAATTGAAACAGCATCAGACATTAAAGTTTATACCTTAAATAACTCAACGGTGAAGAAGAAGTTCCAGGAGGTTGTATCACAGATTCCAATTGAGTATATGGATATCAGCGAGAAGATCATTGATTATGCCAAACGAACAATTGGAAAAGAAATAAACGATACTATCTATGTAACTCTCACAGATCATATTTACAGTACATGTGAGCGCTATCGCCAGCAAATTAAGCTTAAAAATGACTTATACTGGGATATTAAACGATTATATAAAGAAGAATTTAAAGTCGGAGAAAAAGCTGTTGATAAAATCAGACAAGTGTTTCAGTTGGATTTACTTGACGATGAAGCTGCATTCATAGCAATGCATTTCGTGAATGCTGAGCTCGATAATAACGTCAATGACGTAGCGAGTATTACGATTGTTATTAACGATATTTTAAATATCGTCAAATACCATTTTAAAATCAGCTATGATGAGGACAGTATTAGCTATGGCCGTTTTATTACCCATTTGAAATTCTTCAGCTATCGGATATTAACCCAAAAGCCAAGCTTAGTTGAGGATAAGGAGCTGTTAAGCATTATTGCCGACAGATTTCCTGAAGCTGAAAAATGTGCCCACAAAATTGAAAAAATGTTGTTAGAGCATTATGATCATAAGCTAACCATCGATGAGAAATTTTATTTAATTATTCATATAGAACGAATTGTGAAAGAAAGTTGTTAG
- a CDS encoding YczE/YyaS/YitT family protein, producing MRPNKITLIMMILGITLIGFSVAIFRLIAFGTDPYSAMNLGFTNIFPLSYGTMQLAVNLVLLLFQLRFAKKTMGVGSFINLILLAYMSDYFLYVLKTVPINYELLEIRILLLLISLICLTFAISLYTISDLGIAPYDCLSVFMSEKWSIKYHWCRIMTDSTCIAIAFLLDSEIGIITLFLALCTGPFVSYFNKNVSIPLRLRYDGIYRAAHTIIQPKIGGGA from the coding sequence ATGAGGCCCAATAAAATTACCTTAATCATGATGATTCTCGGTATAACGCTAATAGGCTTCAGTGTTGCGATATTCAGGCTCATCGCATTTGGTACAGATCCATATAGCGCTATGAACCTTGGATTCACAAATATTTTTCCTTTATCATATGGAACGATGCAGCTTGCCGTAAACCTGGTTCTGCTCCTGTTTCAGCTGCGCTTTGCGAAAAAAACAATGGGCGTAGGGAGCTTTATTAACTTAATCTTGCTAGCGTATATGTCCGATTATTTTTTATATGTTCTTAAGACAGTACCTATCAATTATGAATTACTTGAAATTCGCATTCTGCTTTTACTGATAAGCTTAATTTGCTTAACATTTGCTATTTCTTTGTATACAATCAGCGACCTAGGAATTGCACCATATGACTGTTTATCTGTCTTTATGTCTGAAAAGTGGAGTATAAAATACCATTGGTGCCGCATTATGACAGATTCCACCTGTATCGCCATTGCGTTTTTGCTAGACAGTGAAATAGGAATAATAACTCTTTTTCTAGCATTATGTACAGGTCCGTTTGTTTCCTATTTTAACAAGAATGTGAGTATTCCGTTAAGATTAAGATACGATGGTATATACAGGGCAGCACACACTATTATTCAGCCTAAAATAGGCGGAGGTGCTTAA